One genomic region from Prochlorococcus marinus str. SB encodes:
- the hisA gene encoding 1-(5-phosphoribosyl)-5-[(5-phosphoribosylamino)methylideneamino]imidazole-4-carboxamide isomerase, protein MDLIPAIDLMNGKCVRLFKGDFNKRKDFTKEPHEQAKFWESEGAKYIHIVDLDAAKTGSPTNDKSIKKIAKTVNIPIQIGGGIRSQERIEQLFSYGIEKVIMGTSAIENKELVKDLSNKFPGRIIVGIDAKDGKVSTRGWLEQSNIFATDLVKEFSSFKIASFIVTDINTDGTLEGTNEEFIKSILEITDIPVIASGGVGSISDLLSLVKFENSGLFGVIVGKALYENKFTINEANNVFSSERLNDFDLNRNYYA, encoded by the coding sequence ATGGACCTAATACCAGCAATTGATTTAATGAATGGTAAGTGTGTAAGGCTTTTTAAAGGCGACTTTAATAAAAGAAAAGACTTCACAAAAGAGCCTCATGAGCAAGCTAAATTTTGGGAGAGCGAGGGAGCAAAATATATACATATAGTTGATTTGGATGCTGCAAAAACTGGATCCCCAACAAACGATAAATCAATAAAAAAGATCGCAAAAACAGTTAACATACCTATTCAAATAGGTGGGGGGATAAGGTCTCAAGAAAGGATAGAACAATTATTTTCTTATGGTATTGAAAAAGTTATCATGGGAACCTCTGCAATAGAAAATAAAGAACTAGTTAAAGACTTATCAAATAAATTTCCTGGAAGAATAATTGTTGGGATAGATGCAAAAGATGGGAAAGTTAGTACAAGGGGGTGGCTTGAGCAATCTAATATTTTTGCCACAGATTTAGTAAAGGAGTTTTCTTCATTTAAAATTGCTAGTTTTATTGTTACGGATATAAATACAGATGGGACTTTAGAAGGGACAAATGAAGAATTCATAAAAAGCATACTTGAAATTACAGATATTCCAGTAATAGCCTCAGGAGGTGTTGGTTCAATTTCTGATTTATTATCTTTAGTAAAATTTGAAAATTCTGGACTCTTTGGAGTAATTGTAGGTAAAGCTCTATATGAAAATAAATTCACTATAAACGAAGCGAATAATGTATTTTCATCAGAGAGATTAAATGACTTTGATCTAAACAGAAATTACTACGCTTAA
- a CDS encoding NAD-dependent epimerase/dehydratase family protein — protein sequence MKILVMGGTRFVGKSLVGKLLSKNYDIDIFTRGNKSNPEKTNLIKGDRNNSEDIVKVRNEKYDVVFDISGRELEQTKLLIENLDNSFQRYIYVSSAGVYKDNCELPLSEVDPIDPESRHKGKFETENWLKYQKIPFTSFRPTYIYGPGNYNKIENWFFERLFIKKSIPIPGDGSLITQLGHVSDLTDVMIRCINFENSKNNIYNCSGEKGVTIKGLIYFCANVLGLNQNEISLRTFDYQKLDPKSRKGFPIRLSHYQTDISKIKRDLEWAPTFDLLNGLKDSFENDFNNKKSEEFDENSDNILFNS from the coding sequence ATGAAAATTCTTGTAATGGGTGGCACTAGATTTGTTGGCAAGTCTTTGGTTGGAAAGTTATTAAGTAAAAATTATGATATTGATATTTTCACGAGGGGTAATAAAAGTAATCCTGAAAAAACTAATTTAATTAAGGGTGATAGAAATAATTCAGAAGATATCGTCAAGGTAAGAAACGAAAAGTATGATGTTGTTTTTGATATTTCTGGACGAGAGTTAGAACAAACCAAACTTCTTATAGAAAATTTAGATAACTCTTTCCAGAGATATATATATGTAAGCTCTGCAGGTGTTTATAAAGATAATTGTGAACTACCCTTATCCGAAGTTGATCCAATTGATCCTGAAAGTAGGCATAAAGGAAAGTTTGAGACAGAAAATTGGTTAAAATACCAAAAAATTCCTTTTACAAGTTTTAGACCTACTTATATTTATGGACCAGGAAATTATAATAAAATTGAAAATTGGTTTTTTGAAAGGTTATTTATTAAAAAATCTATACCAATTCCTGGTGACGGTTCTTTAATTACTCAGCTAGGCCATGTTTCGGATCTAACTGATGTTATGATTAGGTGCATAAATTTTGAAAATTCTAAAAATAATATTTATAATTGTTCAGGTGAAAAAGGAGTAACAATCAAGGGTTTAATTTATTTCTGTGCGAATGTTCTTGGATTAAACCAAAATGAGATTTCTTTAAGAACATTTGACTATCAAAAATTAGATCCTAAGTCTCGAAAGGGTTTTCCAATTAGATTAAGTCATTATCAGACTGATATATCTAAGATAAAACGTGATTTAGAGTGGGCGCCAACTTTTGATTTACTTAATGGTCTAAAGGATAGTTTTGAGAATGATTTTAATAATAAAAAGAGTGAGGAGTTTGATGAAAATTCAGATAATATTCTTTTTAATTCTTAA
- the pgsA gene encoding CDP-diacylglycerol--glycerol-3-phosphate 3-phosphatidyltransferase gives MLLRKNLKNLASNIPNLLSIFRLFLVFPLILFLEINRPFYVFILIIIGGLTDYFDGLIARKFNLKTRLGAILDPLSDKVFYLIPLTFLCKQNFIPFWSLSLILFRELIISSLRNTTKDGLPASMLGKYKTFFFFISVITFFTPLKISLLNNLALIFYWLGFILTFVTLLGYLRIKKNII, from the coding sequence TTGTTATTAAGAAAAAATCTTAAAAATTTGGCATCGAATATTCCCAATTTATTATCGATATTTCGCCTTTTCCTTGTATTTCCATTAATACTATTTTTAGAAATTAACAGACCTTTTTATGTCTTTATATTGATTATTATTGGAGGTTTAACTGATTATTTTGACGGGTTAATTGCAAGAAAATTTAATCTTAAAACCAGATTAGGAGCTATCCTTGATCCCCTAAGCGATAAAGTATTCTATTTAATTCCTTTGACCTTCCTATGTAAACAAAATTTTATACCATTCTGGTCTTTGTCATTAATTTTATTTAGAGAATTAATTATCTCTAGCTTAAGGAACACTACAAAAGACGGTTTGCCAGCATCAATGTTAGGAAAATATAAAACATTTTTCTTTTTTATTTCAGTAATTACCTTCTTTACACCATTAAAAATTAGCTTATTGAATAATTTGGCTTTAATTTTTTATTGGTTAGGATTTATCCTGACTTTTGTGACTTTATTAGGATATTTAAGAATTAAAAAGAATATTATCTGA
- a CDS encoding PCC domain-containing protein, translating to MQPHSLKLSPESDLINSIKEYSLSNNLYGYVSGVVGNLRTVCIQCPGNQEINKFEGNLEIVSLNGHFNKGDVHLHLSFADEGCNVFGGHLEEGCIVKKGTDILLLSFEQKIINISNHDLITNESRVKAYILKDCPWSKRAIRLLSSLSIPHEVTLIDNDESFQKIMAQSSQNTFPQIFLDNKFFGGYDELSEQAKLDNLISFK from the coding sequence ATGCAGCCTCATAGCCTAAAGCTATCTCCAGAATCTGATTTGATAAATTCAATTAAAGAATATTCTTTATCGAACAATTTATACGGGTATGTTTCTGGAGTGGTTGGTAATCTTAGAACAGTTTGTATTCAATGCCCAGGTAATCAAGAGATAAATAAATTTGAAGGAAATCTTGAGATAGTTTCTTTAAACGGACATTTTAATAAAGGAGATGTTCATTTACATTTGAGTTTCGCAGATGAGGGATGTAATGTGTTTGGCGGGCATCTTGAGGAGGGATGTATTGTAAAAAAAGGTACTGATATATTATTACTTTCTTTTGAACAGAAAATTATTAATATCTCAAATCATGATTTAATCACTAATGAATCACGTGTAAAAGCATATATTTTAAAGGATTGTCCTTGGTCTAAAAGAGCAATTAGGTTGCTTAGTTCTTTATCTATCCCTCATGAAGTTACTCTAATAGACAATGATGAGAGCTTTCAAAAAATTATGGCTCAAAGTAGCCAAAATACTTTCCCACAAATATTTTTGGATAATAAATTTTTTGGAGGATATGATGAACTTTCAGAACAAGCAAAATTGGATAACTTAATTTCATTTAAGTAA
- a CDS encoding SDR family oxidoreductase translates to MKIAITGASGKTGYRISEEAVKKGYKVKQIIRKNSKVSSGLERLETIRVSLDKKGELDEALKDIDALIIATGARASLDLTGPAKVDALGVYRQLESCKRVGIKRVILVSSLCTGKLFHPLNLFGLILIWKKLGENFLRNSNFQWTIIRPGGLKENEDIKSENINYSKEDTQINGSIPRRLVAQCCIDSLKNKESINKLIEVTSSNNNKKISFKKAMQMI, encoded by the coding sequence ATGAAAATAGCAATTACTGGTGCATCGGGGAAAACAGGTTATAGAATTTCCGAAGAAGCAGTTAAGAAAGGATACAAAGTAAAGCAAATCATCAGAAAGAATTCAAAAGTCTCATCAGGACTAGAGCGTTTAGAAACAATTAGGGTTTCATTAGACAAAAAAGGAGAACTTGATGAAGCTTTAAAAGATATTGATGCTTTGATAATTGCGACTGGAGCAAGAGCATCATTAGATTTAACTGGTCCTGCAAAGGTTGATGCATTAGGTGTATACAGGCAACTAGAGAGTTGCAAAAGAGTTGGTATTAAAAGAGTTATTTTAGTTAGTTCCCTTTGTACTGGTAAATTGTTTCACCCATTAAACTTATTTGGTTTAATTCTTATTTGGAAGAAATTAGGTGAAAACTTTCTACGCAATTCAAATTTTCAATGGACGATTATAAGACCTGGAGGATTAAAGGAAAATGAAGATATTAAATCAGAAAATATAAATTATTCAAAAGAGGATACTCAAATTAATGGATCAATCCCAAGAAGATTAGTTGCGCAATGTTGTATAGATTCTTTAAAAAACAAAGAATCCATAAATAAATTAATAGAAGTTACAAGTTCGAATAATAATAAAAAGATATCTTTTAAAAAAGCTATGCAAATGATTTAA
- the nth gene encoding endonuclease III encodes MRKSERAEIISKELKRLYPSPPIPLDHTNAYTLLVAVVLSAQSTDKKVNELTKSLFKVADNPEKMMQLGINGIYEYIKFLGLSNQKSKNIYNLSKLLIEKHNGMVPDSFEKLESLPGVGHKTASVVMSQVFKIPSFPVDTHIHRLAQRWGLSNGDSVVQTEKDLKKIFPVNDWNKLHLQIIFYGREYCTARGCDGTKCYLCRTLYPKRKKKFICKKP; translated from the coding sequence ATGAGAAAGTCTGAAAGAGCTGAAATAATAAGCAAGGAACTCAAAAGACTATATCCATCGCCTCCAATACCCCTTGATCATACAAATGCATATACACTTCTAGTAGCCGTAGTTTTAAGTGCTCAATCAACAGATAAGAAAGTTAATGAATTAACAAAAAGTTTATTTAAAGTTGCAGATAATCCAGAAAAGATGATGCAGCTAGGTATTAATGGCATTTACGAATACATAAAATTTTTAGGTCTATCTAATCAAAAATCAAAGAACATCTATAATTTATCTAAATTATTGATTGAGAAGCATAATGGTATGGTCCCAGATTCATTTGAGAAGCTTGAATCTCTTCCAGGGGTAGGTCATAAAACAGCATCAGTTGTAATGTCTCAAGTGTTTAAAATACCTTCATTCCCAGTAGATACTCACATACACAGGTTGGCACAAAGATGGGGCCTATCAAATGGCGATAGCGTAGTTCAAACAGAAAAAGACCTAAAAAAAATATTTCCTGTTAATGATTGGAATAAATTGCATTTGCAAATAATCTTTTATGGCAGGGAATACTGTACCGCAAGAGGTTGTGATGGAACAAAATGTTATTTATGTCGAACTCTTTATCCAAAAAGAAAAAAGAAATTTATATGTAAAAAACCTTAA
- a CDS encoding ABC transporter ATP-binding protein codes for MKNDALIIDDLHHKYDKRECSNWILNEINLKIENGELLGLLGPSGCGKTTLLRLIAGFEYPSKGKISLNDKEISSRNKILSPEKRNIGMVFQDYALFPHLTVLENVIFGLKNKKDRSRVDYLLNVVGLDSFVERYPHELSGGQKQRLAIARALAPGTNFILLDEPFCSLDMHVKLKLRSELPNILKGCNASGLMVTHDPEEAMSICDKVAVMNDGKIHQIDTPINLLNNPKTIFVSSFILGNNIINLKKNGNSYNSCLGEINCSKFLKHTGIKSMSISPKFISIKRSESGDAIVISKEFLGEFLIYKVSINGNILRVRTDINNLLNNGDKCSLSINTNSYYFLYPGAYKEYL; via the coding sequence GTGAAAAATGATGCGTTAATAATTGATGATTTGCATCATAAATATGATAAGCGAGAATGTTCGAATTGGATATTAAACGAAATTAACCTGAAAATTGAAAATGGAGAATTGTTAGGGTTGCTTGGTCCTTCTGGTTGCGGAAAAACTACTCTTTTAAGATTAATCGCGGGGTTCGAGTATCCCTCTAAAGGGAAGATTTCTCTAAATGATAAGGAAATTTCAAGTAGGAACAAAATTCTTAGTCCTGAGAAAAGAAATATTGGTATGGTTTTTCAAGACTATGCACTTTTCCCTCACTTAACTGTTTTGGAAAATGTAATTTTTGGTTTGAAAAACAAAAAAGATAGATCTAGAGTTGATTATTTATTGAATGTTGTTGGTCTTGATAGTTTTGTTGAAAGGTACCCACATGAACTTTCTGGAGGCCAAAAACAAAGACTCGCAATTGCGAGAGCTCTTGCTCCAGGTACAAATTTTATTTTATTAGATGAACCTTTTTGTAGTCTTGATATGCATGTCAAACTAAAATTGAGAAGTGAACTCCCTAATATCCTAAAAGGTTGTAATGCAAGCGGATTGATGGTTACTCATGATCCGGAAGAAGCGATGTCAATTTGCGATAAAGTCGCAGTTATGAATGATGGGAAAATACATCAAATTGATACGCCAATTAACCTTCTAAATAATCCCAAGACCATATTTGTCAGTAGTTTTATTTTGGGTAATAATATTATTAATCTCAAAAAAAATGGTAATTCATATAATTCTTGTTTAGGTGAAATAAATTGTTCAAAGTTTTTGAAACATACAGGTATCAAAAGTATGTCAATTTCCCCTAAATTTATTTCAATTAAAAGATCAGAATCTGGTGATGCAATTGTTATATCTAAAGAATTTCTTGGAGAATTTCTTATATATAAAGTATCTATTAATGGAAACATATTAAGGGTTAGAACTGATATTAATAATCTCCTTAATAATGGCGATAAATGTTCCCTTTCTATTAATACAAATAGTTATTATTTTTTATATCCTGGAGCATATAAGGAATATTTATAG
- a CDS encoding ferritin produces MKENNLRLKKLINFGPSGRAVAQPIDKNLLENIFEHLTMERYANVQYFSIYLWFQERDLNGFASHFLSESQGEMEHAQKFADYLIARGQSVKLDEIPAPVQAWDSIEDLISYSFNMEADLTSSLQQLYSISERISDTRTNVFLDPIIEAQTKSEDEFANILGKVKFASNQPSAILLIDSDLKKK; encoded by the coding sequence ATGAAAGAAAATAATTTAAGGTTAAAGAAATTAATTAATTTTGGTCCATCTGGAAGAGCTGTCGCACAACCAATTGACAAAAATTTATTGGAAAATATTTTTGAACATTTAACAATGGAAAGATACGCCAATGTTCAATATTTTTCTATATACCTCTGGTTTCAAGAACGCGATTTAAATGGATTTGCTTCTCATTTTCTAAGTGAATCACAAGGTGAAATGGAACATGCACAGAAATTTGCAGATTACTTAATCGCAAGAGGACAAAGCGTAAAGTTAGATGAAATTCCTGCACCAGTTCAAGCATGGGATTCAATAGAAGATCTGATTTCTTATTCTTTCAACATGGAGGCTGATTTAACTTCATCTCTGCAACAGCTTTATTCTATTTCAGAAAGAATTTCAGATACAAGAACTAATGTATTCTTAGATCCAATCATTGAGGCTCAAACTAAATCAGAAGATGAATTCGCAAACATACTTGGTAAAGTAAAGTTTGCTTCTAATCAACCTTCTGCAATCTTATTGATAGATAGTGATTTAAAGAAAAAATAA
- a CDS encoding Crp/Fnr family transcriptional regulator, with product MNFHSYGESPSKSVRIITGQSVLIDPSSRPKGTCLEVESGIARVYCPCEETEGMTLAFLQSGDQLRTDLLCSDGVCVEALTDLSFHSNVNIDENIGFDAVNEWTLQLLRIRHLGNAEQRLQALFSILVNRLGRRCGQWCELPFRLTHERIGELIGSTRVTSTRLISKLRSSELLIAPIGTQTVSVAPSFIETSPL from the coding sequence ATGAATTTCCATAGTTATGGAGAATCTCCGTCAAAATCAGTAAGGATAATAACTGGACAGTCCGTATTAATAGATCCTTCATCAAGACCAAAAGGGACATGTCTAGAAGTTGAGAGTGGAATTGCAAGAGTTTATTGTCCATGTGAAGAAACTGAAGGAATGACACTTGCATTTTTACAATCAGGAGATCAATTAAGAACAGACCTTTTATGTAGCGATGGTGTCTGTGTAGAGGCACTAACAGATTTGTCTTTTCACAGCAATGTAAATATTGATGAGAATATTGGTTTCGATGCAGTAAATGAATGGACTTTGCAACTCCTTAGAATTAGACACTTAGGAAATGCAGAACAGCGATTACAAGCGTTGTTTTCAATACTAGTAAATCGTCTAGGTAGAAGATGTGGTCAATGGTGTGAGTTACCATTTAGGTTAACTCATGAAAGGATTGGTGAATTAATCGGTTCTACACGAGTAACATCAACAAGATTAATTTCTAAATTAAGATCATCTGAGTTATTAATAGCTCCTATTGGAACCCAAACAGTTAGTGTTGCTCCTTCTTTTATTGAAACATCGCCGCTATAA
- a CDS encoding ABC transporter ATP-binding protein, translating into MIKKFWFDAKNINCFKNGFRVIKDLNLKISYSENVILIGPNGSGKSSLIEIINRNLYPVVANESKLKIFDKELVNLWELRNKISTVNNDIKNRINPNLQVFDLILSGLYGRYCYVKKKSERDSYKVENIMKKMNISYLSKKNFSYLSDGEKQISLIARALIKKPEILILDEPIANLDYKSKFFLIDKVNELSKLNTKILCVTHDISTITKIYDRVIMLKDGKIIADGDQAKVMNSENFNELFGIKVEVTNNNGLWNINRLSK; encoded by the coding sequence GTGATTAAAAAATTTTGGTTTGACGCAAAAAATATAAATTGTTTTAAAAATGGCTTCAGAGTAATTAAAGATTTAAATTTAAAGATATCTTATTCAGAAAATGTCATATTAATTGGACCAAATGGTTCAGGAAAATCATCTCTAATTGAAATAATTAATAGAAACTTATACCCAGTAGTAGCAAATGAATCAAAATTAAAGATATTTGACAAAGAACTTGTAAATTTATGGGAACTAAGAAATAAAATAAGTACTGTAAATAATGATATAAAAAATAGAATAAATCCAAATTTACAAGTTTTTGATTTAATTTTAAGTGGATTATATGGAAGATATTGTTACGTAAAAAAAAAATCTGAAAGAGATTCTTATAAGGTGGAAAATATCATGAAGAAAATGAATATTTCTTATCTATCTAAAAAGAATTTTTCCTATTTATCTGATGGAGAAAAACAAATTTCTCTCATTGCAAGGGCATTAATCAAAAAACCGGAAATTTTAATCCTAGATGAACCAATTGCAAATTTAGATTATAAATCAAAGTTTTTTCTAATTGATAAGGTTAATGAATTATCAAAATTAAATACGAAAATTTTATGCGTCACTCATGATATTTCAACGATTACCAAAATTTATGACCGGGTCATAATGCTAAAAGATGGCAAAATAATCGCTGATGGAGATCAAGCTAAGGTTATGAATAGTGAAAATTTTAATGAGTTATTTGGTATTAAAGTAGAGGTAACTAATAATAATGGACTTTGGAATATAAACAGATTATCTAAATAA
- a CDS encoding Rieske (2Fe-2S) protein gives MENRQINFFKSKDFNTVLKPFKKGTVVKIDSFDIRETQKDLNIGLFGWYAICPSKELKKNKLYYFSLYDEPLVLYRDENKNVRCIKNICPHRGASFFGGTLSDGVITCPYHGAKFSSGGSCQNLDRITCRHIVDNNYDNYAKRIHLSQYKTSEKNGYIFVHFSKKSETDLNNISEDTPISNYELCENGFSHKDYVFEEVLVDFKCDWSRIIENHLDILHIFWVHGDTIPDKDVNKNVLVSFNQKININPLYIESIYYYKNDPTKEFIRIKYIPPGRILIYKGDPSSSRYLQVLDHIPLGNNKARVIVRHYRKFLQNKLLNNLLLFKETQRKIFYKIFNEDYMILKTQTYNHDMGFISKDEIKLLGEDRIINYFWKWYEKSEEKDEPWKNIHTTQNLDVYDKVILKYPPEIKKLEIANNIDIIRKTFVRFAAPLIFFMLII, from the coding sequence ATGGAAAACAGACAAATTAATTTTTTTAAATCAAAAGACTTTAATACCGTTCTTAAGCCATTTAAAAAAGGAACGGTAGTAAAAATTGACTCGTTTGATATTAGAGAAACTCAAAAAGATTTAAATATAGGTTTATTTGGTTGGTATGCAATTTGTCCCTCTAAAGAACTAAAAAAAAATAAGCTATATTATTTTTCACTCTATGATGAGCCTCTTGTTCTTTATAGAGATGAAAATAAAAACGTTAGGTGCATTAAAAATATTTGTCCACATAGAGGGGCCTCCTTTTTTGGAGGGACATTATCAGATGGAGTAATAACCTGCCCATATCATGGAGCTAAGTTTTCATCTGGAGGAAGTTGCCAAAATCTCGACAGAATAACATGTCGCCATATAGTTGATAATAACTACGATAACTACGCCAAAAGGATTCATTTATCTCAATACAAAACTTCAGAAAAAAATGGATATATTTTTGTACATTTTTCTAAAAAATCTGAGACAGATTTAAATAATATAAGTGAAGATACACCTATAAGTAACTACGAATTATGTGAAAATGGTTTTTCACATAAGGATTATGTCTTTGAGGAGGTATTAGTAGACTTCAAATGTGATTGGTCAAGGATTATTGAAAATCACTTAGATATCCTTCATATCTTTTGGGTTCATGGCGATACAATCCCAGATAAAGATGTGAATAAAAACGTATTAGTTAGTTTTAACCAGAAAATTAATATTAATCCCTTATATATTGAAAGTATTTATTATTACAAGAATGACCCTACAAAAGAATTTATTCGGATAAAGTACATACCTCCAGGAAGAATATTAATTTACAAGGGAGATCCTTCCTCATCAAGATATTTACAAGTTTTAGATCATATCCCTCTTGGAAACAATAAAGCAAGAGTGATAGTAAGACATTACAGGAAATTTCTACAAAATAAACTGCTTAATAATCTCTTATTATTTAAAGAGACTCAAAGAAAGATTTTTTATAAGATATTCAATGAAGATTATATGATTTTAAAAACACAAACATATAATCACGATATGGGATTTATAAGTAAGGATGAAATAAAATTATTAGGAGAAGATAGGATAATAAATTATTTTTGGAAGTGGTACGAGAAGTCTGAAGAAAAAGATGAACCATGGAAAAATATTCACACAACCCAAAATCTTGATGTATATGACAAAGTTATATTGAAATATCCTCCTGAGATAAAGAAGTTAGAAATTGCAAATAATATAGATATTATTAGAAAAACATTTGTAAGATTTGCTGCTCCGCTTATATTTTTTATGTTAATAATATAA
- the urtE gene encoding urea ABC transporter ATP-binding subunit UrtE, whose product MENLLEIKSLNTYYGESHILRDVDLNVKSGEMVCLIGRNGVGKTTLLKSLIGLLKQKKGDIYLIGENINRKAPHQRARKGMAYVPQGREIIPYLSVEENLMLGMESLPGGLSKNKKIDPFIYDLFPILKDFLQRKGGDLSGGQQQQLAIARALLGKPQLLLLDEPTEGIQPNIVLDIENAINQIIRDTGIGVLLVEQHLHFVRQANRYYAMQRGGIVASGNTSELSQAVIDKFLSV is encoded by the coding sequence ATGGAAAATTTACTCGAAATAAAATCCTTAAATACTTATTATGGCGAGAGTCATATTCTTAGAGATGTAGATTTAAATGTTAAATCAGGAGAAATGGTTTGTTTGATTGGAAGAAATGGAGTTGGCAAAACAACTTTATTGAAATCACTAATTGGTTTGTTAAAGCAAAAAAAAGGCGATATCTATTTGATTGGTGAAAATATCAACAGAAAAGCGCCTCATCAGAGGGCTAGAAAAGGAATGGCTTACGTTCCTCAAGGGAGAGAAATTATTCCATACCTATCAGTTGAAGAGAATCTTATGTTAGGAATGGAGTCTCTACCAGGTGGATTATCTAAGAACAAGAAAATAGATCCATTTATCTATGATCTCTTCCCAATCCTAAAAGATTTTCTTCAAAGGAAAGGAGGAGATCTTAGTGGAGGACAACAACAGCAATTAGCCATAGCAAGAGCATTGCTAGGCAAACCTCAACTTCTATTACTTGATGAACCAACGGAAGGCATTCAGCCGAATATAGTTTTAGACATTGAAAATGCAATTAACCAGATAATTAGAGATACAGGAATTGGTGTTTTATTAGTTGAACAACATTTGCATTTTGTAAGACAAGCCAATAGATATTATGCGATGCAACGCGGAGGTATTGTTGCAAGCGGAAATACTAGTGAGTTGAGTCAAGCGGTTATTGATAAATTCTTGAGTGTTTAA
- the urtD gene encoding urea ABC transporter ATP-binding protein UrtD, with protein MNNKDLLNLIDITVSFEGFLALNKLNLNLKKGELRAVIGPNGAGKTTFLDVITGKVKPTNGEVIFKGKSLVGRKEHKIARLGVGRKFQSPRIFENLTVKENLEISVTTPKSPLNLINKSIKDEQLNEIDRLMKIVNLAQKVDSKAGSLSHGQKQWLEIAMLVGQKPDLMLVDEPVAGLTDEETDLTADLLKSLSGENTVVVIDHDMEFIRRLDSNVSVLNQGTVLCEGTMETIQKDKKVIDVYLGRPED; from the coding sequence ATGAATAATAAAGATCTTCTAAATTTAATAGATATTACTGTTAGTTTCGAGGGTTTTTTAGCTCTTAACAAACTTAATTTAAATTTGAAGAAAGGTGAATTAAGAGCTGTAATTGGACCCAATGGCGCAGGCAAAACAACATTTCTTGATGTAATAACTGGAAAGGTTAAGCCAACAAACGGAGAAGTAATTTTTAAAGGGAAATCATTAGTAGGTAGAAAGGAGCACAAAATAGCAAGACTTGGAGTTGGTAGAAAGTTCCAAAGTCCAAGAATCTTTGAAAATCTAACAGTTAAAGAAAATCTTGAAATATCGGTGACAACTCCTAAAAGTCCCTTAAACCTTATAAATAAAAGTATTAAGGATGAGCAACTTAATGAGATTGATCGTCTTATGAAGATTGTTAATTTAGCTCAAAAAGTTGATTCTAAAGCTGGATCTTTATCACATGGTCAAAAACAATGGCTCGAGATAGCCATGTTAGTAGGTCAAAAGCCAGATTTAATGTTAGTAGATGAACCTGTTGCCGGTTTGACTGATGAAGAAACAGATCTTACAGCTGATTTATTAAAATCTTTATCAGGAGAAAATACAGTAGTGGTAATTGATCACGATATGGAATTTATAAGAAGACTTGATAGCAATGTTTCAGTATTAAATCAGGGCACAGTATTATGTGAGGGAACGATGGAAACAATACAAAAAGACAAAAAAGTTATTGATGTTTATTTAGGAAGACCTGAGGACTAG